The stretch of DNA GCGAGCTTTGGCATCATCACCGTCCCGGGAAGTTGATCAGGCTGTCATCCCCGAGTTCATCGCGGAGATCGATTGAAAGAACCCGACGGACTTGGAACGCGGCGACTTTTGCAAAGCCTACCGGACCGCCCCCCAAAGCCTGGACGACTTCGGCATACGTAAGTCGCATCTGCCTGCGCAGATAAATCGAACGCAGAACGTCGAAATCCCGCAGCGTGACCGTTGTGTGCCGAGCATCAGTAATTCTCTTCAGACGGATGTGTAGCTCACTTGGGATTTCATCACTGCGGACCGTCAGAAAAGGCTGTCCAAGACGCGCGTAGATTTGGCCAGCCAGATCGAGCTTGGTCAGATACCAGGGGTCATCAAGACGCGGGTCGTTATCGCGCTTCACTTCGATCACTATCCTGCGGCACCTCGACCGTGGAGTTATGGTCGTCCTCGGTTTCAACGCCAGTTCCCAGAGCGGGGCACCGCGGCGCAGTTCCGCCCTGAGTTCATCGTCCACCCACCTCGCAGCTTCTGGCGTTCGGAAGGCGGCAAGCTCTCGCACCGAAGGTGCTGGACGTCGGCGCCCTCCTTGGAGAATTTTCAGACCTCGTCCAGCGAACGCTCGGCGACTCCGTCGAGTTCCGGACGATCATTCCTGGACGGCGGCTGAGCGCAATGGCAGACAAGGCGCAGCTCCAAAGCGCGCTTCTCAACCTTTCGATCAACGCTAGGGACGCGATGCCTGCCGGGGGCCGTCTGACGATCGAGATATCCGGCGTCGAGATCGACTCCGACTACGTCGGGATGTACCCGGCGATCCGCCCCGGCAGATACGTCCTCATTTCGGTCACCGATACCGGCACCGGAATGACATCCGAGGTGATGGAGAGGGCTTTCGAACCGTTCTTCACCACCAAACCGACGGGCTCGGGAACGGGGCTTGGACTCAGCATGGTCTACGGTTTCGCAAAGCAATCCGCAGGGCACCTGCAGCTCTACAGCGAACCTGGCGAGGGGACGACGGTGCGCCTCTTTCTTCCACGCGCCGACGCCGGAAAGGATTCCCATCCGGACGAGCAGCAGGCCAAGGACGCCCCGTCTCGCGGAACCGAAACCATTCTCGTGGTCGAAGACGACGCGAGAGTTCGCCGAGTGACGGTCAGCCGTCTGCAGACGCTTGGCTACTTCGTGATCGAAGCTACGAACGGGATCGACGCGTTGAAGGAGCTGGAGGCGGGGCATGACGTTGCGCTCCTGTTCAGTGATGTGGCTATGCCGGGAATGAACGGCGACGAACTGGCCCGGAAGGTCCGCGAGCGCTGGCCGAGGGTGAAAATTCTCCTCACGTCGGGCTTTTCGGAGCCCCATGCTGCGGAGAAGGAGATCGAAGCAGGCGCCGGCTGGCTAAAGAAGCCGTACACGGCGTCGGAGATGTCGACCCGCCTCAGGCTGTTGCTCGACGCGAGACATGGTGGCGATCCTGCGTGACGGCGGGATTCCAACTCAACTTAGAGGAATTGAGAAGGATCATACTGTCGCAATTCGCATACGCGACATCGAGTCGGTGTCCGTCTTCGTAGAAGATCCAGTCAACGTCCCACTGATAGATCGGCTCTCCGGACAACAAGTACGTTCCCGACGCTCGCGACGGAGCTCTGCATTGGCAGGCAGAAGGTTCGTTCGAAGACGAGATTGACGCGGCAGTCGGGCAAGGCCGAAGAGACGCTCTGATCTTCGATCTCGGGATTGGTGGCGTATGCGAGGGCGCTCGCAGCGGCGCCCTTGCTGCTGAGTGAGCGGAGCGGCTAACGTCCAGCCGCCCGATATTCGATCACCCGACCGTCAGCCGATCGTCGAGAGTGCTGATCCCCGGAGCGGACCATGCAGCGCGCTCCGCAGCCTGCCGTTCCGACCAGGTCTTCACCTTGCCGGAGAGGATAACCTTTCTGCCTTTGACGTCGATCCTGATTGCATCGGCCTCAAGAGCGGCGTCGCGCTGGAACGCATCCTCTATGCGCTTCTTGACGTCCACGGCCGTAACGCGGGGCTTCAGCTCCACGAGGTTGGATACCCCCACCACGCCGGCGAGATCGCGCACTGCGTCGTAAGCTGCGTTCTTTTGATATTGCCACTCGACCTCGCCCCGCAGGGTGACCCACCCCTTGAGGACCCGCACCTGCACCGAATTCTTTGGCAGGGAGACGTTCCAGTCGAGCATCTTGACAGCCCGCCGGGCGATGTCGTCGTCGCCTGTTTCCTTGGGGCCGAAGATTCGCACTTCAATTTCGGCAGCTATTCCGCGTACGCCCTTGACGCGACTGGCCACCCGCTCGGCTGTTTCCTTCTCCGCGTAGGTGCGCACATGACCAGTCAGGGTTACAATCCCGCTGTCGACCGCGACTCCAATATCAGCCGCGTCGATGCTGGGCTCGAATTCCATTTCGTCGAGAATGCTCTGTCTGAGATGAATGTCGTTCATGACAACCTCCTTCAGGTTTGCGACGTGCCGACCGTGCCAGCGCCGTAGAATTTCGTCGTTGATCTTCATCAAGCACGAGAGCGACCTTGAGATTTCGGCGGACAGAACACCGTCTACGGGGCTGCTACTGGGTCTGCACGTCGGCCACGAAGAGGTGATGGCCGTTCCTCACGACGGTGACGAGAGCGCGGGCATGCTCCTTCACGAGAATTGCGAGCAGTTGCCCGACGTCCGTCACCGCGCTGTTGATCCCGACGACGACGCCGTCCTCGTTTACAAGCGCGCCGCCGGAGTTGCCGGGATTGGTCGACGCGTCCGTCTGAATGAATCCTTCGTACCCCTCCGATCCAACGGCGCGGCGTCCCAGCGCGCTGACGATGCCCATCGTGGCGGTCTGGCCCAGCCCGAAGGGATTCCCGATCGCGACCACGACGTCGCCCACATGCAGGGACGACGCGCTTCCGAAATCGGCCTGGACAAGATGATCGGGTGGAATTTGAACGACAGCGACATCCGTCTCGGGATCGGCGCCGACGAGTTTCGCCTTGAAGCGGCGGCCGTCGGAGAGCGCCACCTCGATCTTGGAGGCGCTTTCTATGACATGCTGGTTGGTGACGATGTACCCGTGGACCTGGTCGATGACTACCCCCGAGCCGGCCGATTGGAAGCCGTGCTCTGTCGGCGCGGCGTCATCAGGGAGTCCGAAGAACTTTCTGTAGAAGGGATCGGCGAGCGTCGCATCCGCGTCGTCGAGTTCCTTGCCCTGCACCGAGACGCTGACGACGCTCGGCACGACACGCTGGAGCATCGGCGCGAGGGACAGGCTATTTGCGACGGCGGGCACCGATAGCAGGCTTTCACCTGCGATGAAGAGCGCCGCCAAGGCTTGCAACGAACGGGACATGTCTGATCTCCTCGCGAAAGCGCCGACGGCTGTCGACGGACGTGTGACGGAGAAGCTTCTGTGTTGCGCGGACAATCCGCATTGATCCTCGTCAAGGAGGACGTCGGCTACGGAACGATCACGGCGGCGCCGGTGAGGCGGCCTGCGCGCAGGTCGTCGAGGGCATCGTTCGCGTGCTCGAGAGCGTAGACACTGGTGACGCATCGGACGCCGGCCGCCTTCGCGATCGAGAAGAATTGTGCTCCGTCTTTCCGGGTCAGGTTCGCCACCGAGACCACACGCCGCTCGCCCCAGAGCAGGCGGTAGGGCATCCTCGGAATGTCTGACATGTGGATGCCGCCGCAGACCACCGTTCCGCCCTTCCGCACCACGTCGAGCGCCATTGGCACGAGCTCGCCGGCCGGCGCGAAGATGATGGCGGCGTCGAGCGGTACCGGCGGCCTTTCACCGGAGAACCCGGCCCAGACGGCGCCAAGATCTAGCGCGAACTTCCGTCCGACCTCGTCTCCGGGGCGCACGAATGCATAGACGCTCTGACCTCGATGTTTGCAAACCTGAACGAGGATGTGGGCGGCCGCGCCGAACCCGTAGATGCCGATCGTCCTCCCCTCGCCCACCATCTTCAGGGATCGCCACCCGATGAGGCCCGCGCACAGAAGAGGCGCGGTCGCCACCGGGTCCGTATCGTCAGGCAGTTCGAACGCGTAGCCCGCCTCGACCACCGCATGCGTCGCGAAGCCGCCGTCGATGGTGTACCCCGTGAAGCCAGGGTCGTCGCACAGGTTCTCGCGACCCTCGCGGCAATATTCACAGTGCCCGCAGGTGTGGCCCAGCCACGGTATCCCGACCCTGCGACCGATAAGTCGAGCAGGAGCGCCCTCGCCTGTTGCGATCACGGTTCCCACAATCTCATGCCCTGGAACGAGAGGAAGCTTTGGCTGGGAGAGGTCTCCGTCGCAGACGTGAAGGTCCGTCCGGCAGACGCCGCAGGCCTCCACCTTGACGACGACCTGGCCGGGCGGCGCTGGCGGGTCCGGCCGCTCCACGAGATGAAGCGGCCGCCCCACCTGTTCGAGTACCATCGCCCTCACGTTACCCTCCATCGGCATATACCACTGCGCTAGTCGTATCACCACCTTCCCGGCCTCGACTTGATTCCGGTCAAACATCCGGATTGATGCTCGTCAAAGACGAAATGCCTTGGGGCAGATAGGCTCCTGGACAGCGCCACGACCTCGTCCAAAGGAGACGGACATGCGCGAACAAGAAAAGACCCGTAAGGGAGCAACCGATGTAGCCACGATCATTCCTCCGGTCGAGCGAACGTCCGCAGACCTTGTTCTCGAGCGTCGGGACGAGGATCGCTGGGAGGTGACGGCGACGACGCCGCGAGGCCTGGCGTGGGCGAGAGACCATTTCTGCTGCGCGCTGCGGCAATCCTTCAGTGGCACCATGTGCCTCGACATCATGAGTGCAGATCGGCTGCTCAAGGAAGCGCATGGCGATGGACTGACCACCGAGTTCGTCAGCCTGTCTGGAAAGGACATATACTGACATGTTCGCCACCATCGTCTGCGCCATCGGCCGGGGATCCAGGCAACGCGATACAGCTCGTCGAAACGGTCGCGCCTACGCACCGCCACGAATAACGGCTTCGAGGTGGAAGGTAAGAGCCCGTGACCTATAATTCGGGATTTCAACGCGCGGGACAGCGGATCAGTCCGCCTTGACCGCGCTCCGTCCCGACACGGCCGTTACGACTATGCCGTAGAAGACGTGAGGAGAGCTATCGACCATGGGGAGTTCGTGGGGCTTCATGGAGCCGATCTCCCACCAGTCCGAATACTTTTGGAGAAGCGACCATGCATGGAGCCTTTCGCTTCCTCGCGCGTCGCTGTCCGGAAACTCCGCGAACCTGCCTTCGACGACGACGCTCGTCCACCCACCGCCGCTCGAACGCTGCTCGACGTGAAGGCAGACCCTGTCGTTCGCTCGCATCCAGTCGAGCTTCTTGCCGGGCATCGTGAAGCTATAGGCGACGCCGCTGGAAAAGGCGAAATAGATCGCCGCCACGTAAGGCTGCCCATCCTTGCAGCATGCTAGATGACCGAAGCGCTCGTTCTCAAGGATCCGGTAGCACTCAGCGGGGTTGATCTCTGTCAGCTTGATCGTCATGGCCATGTTCTCCAGCTCTAGTGAAGGCACGATCATAAGAGCTTCGTTGCGTCGCGGCCTTGACAAAGCGCAATGCGAACTCTCTCTGCGGCATGCATCATGACGGCTGTTTAACCTCAGGAGGCCAGCATGAAGCCGCAGTTCCATCTTCCATTGTCGACCTATCCCGACGCGAGTTCCTTCACCATAATCGAAAATGCTATCGACCTCGCTCGGCAGAATGACGCCCATCTCGTCGCCAGTATCCCGCAAGTCCGAATCCCCCAGGTCCATCCGCCCTTTCCCACCGTTATCGATGTCGACACATGGCGGGGACAAGCAGAGCGATATAGCCGGGACAGCGGGACTTCGCTGCGGGAACATCTCACCCACGCTGTTTCGGAGACTGGCGTCCAGGTGCGAATCCATGGATTCGAGGCCAAGGAGCCGTTCGTGTATGAACGCTTTTCCGAAATTGCCAGGTGCCACGACCTGTCCATCGTCGAGGCCTCGGAGCTTTCCCGCCAGCTTTCCGAGACGCTGCTGTTCGGGAGCGGCCGTCC from Rhizobium sp. 007 encodes:
- a CDS encoding BON domain-containing protein, yielding MNDIHLRQSILDEMEFEPSIDAADIGVAVDSGIVTLTGHVRTYAEKETAERVASRVKGVRGIAAEIEVRIFGPKETGDDDIARRAVKMLDWNVSLPKNSVQVRVLKGWVTLRGEVEWQYQKNAAYDAVRDLAGVVGVSNLVELKPRVTAVDVKKRIEDAFQRDAALEADAIRIDVKGRKVILSGKVKTWSERQAAERAAWSAPGISTLDDRLTVG
- a CDS encoding trypsin-like peptidase domain-containing protein; translated protein: MSRSLQALAALFIAGESLLSVPAVANSLSLAPMLQRVVPSVVSVSVQGKELDDADATLADPFYRKFFGLPDDAAPTEHGFQSAGSGVVIDQVHGYIVTNQHVIESASKIEVALSDGRRFKAKLVGADPETDVAVVQIPPDHLVQADFGSASSLHVGDVVVAIGNPFGLGQTATMGIVSALGRRAVGSEGYEGFIQTDASTNPGNSGGALVNEDGVVVGINSAVTDVGQLLAILVKEHARALVTVVRNGHHLFVADVQTQ
- a CDS encoding zinc-dependent alcohol dehydrogenase family protein; this translates as MRAMVLEQVGRPLHLVERPDPPAPPGQVVVKVEACGVCRTDLHVCDGDLSQPKLPLVPGHEIVGTVIATGEGAPARLIGRRVGIPWLGHTCGHCEYCREGRENLCDDPGFTGYTIDGGFATHAVVEAGYAFELPDDTDPVATAPLLCAGLIGWRSLKMVGEGRTIGIYGFGAAAHILVQVCKHRGQSVYAFVRPGDEVGRKFALDLGAVWAGFSGERPPVPLDAAIIFAPAGELVPMALDVVRKGGTVVCGGIHMSDIPRMPYRLLWGERRVVSVANLTRKDGAQFFSIAKAAGVRCVTSVYALEHANDALDDLRAGRLTGAAVIVP
- a CDS encoding pyridoxamine 5'-phosphate oxidase family protein, whose product is MTIKLTEINPAECYRILENERFGHLACCKDGQPYVAAIYFAFSSGVAYSFTMPGKKLDWMRANDRVCLHVEQRSSGGGWTSVVVEGRFAEFPDSDARGSERLHAWSLLQKYSDWWEIGSMKPHELPMVDSSPHVFYGIVVTAVSGRSAVKAD
- a CDS encoding universal stress protein, which codes for MKPQFHLPLSTYPDASSFTIIENAIDLARQNDAHLVASIPQVRIPQVHPPFPTVIDVDTWRGQAERYSRDSGTSLREHLTHAVSETGVQVRIHGFEAKEPFVYERFSEIARCHDLSIVEASELSRQLSETLLFGSGRPLVLFPTTSVCSLVDTIAFAWDGSATAARALSCARIFIERATKVQVISITDDKEIDDANRALLISSLKHSGFDVEDVSIQAGGETATAAIQSAALERKADLLVAGGFGHSRLREFILGGVTRELLVKAELPVLLAH